Genomic window (Verrucomicrobiota bacterium):
GGCTTCAGCAACATCGGCTACTTTCCAAGGGTCTCCATGTTCTCCGGCGTCGCTTAAAAGCAAAGCCCGTGCATGCAGAAACTTCTTAGCGGGTATCTTCCCACTGCGAGTCATTGTTTTCAGTTTCTCGCGCTCTTTCTTCGTCAGGGTGATTTTATATCTTGGTGCCATGACTCAAACATGGCGCAATCCCAGAAGCCTGTCTATACGAAACATTACGTGTTATATGGTACTAGGCATTCTACTTTACCGAAACTTCCACCCATTTGTAGTTTCCGGTTCGACTTGAGGTCTCGCCTCGACACGGCAGGTCGCCAGTAGCTGATTGATCTTGGCCATGACGTCTGGGCGTTGAGCGGCAAGCTCGGTGGTTTCTCCAATATCGTTTTTCAGGTCGTAAAGCTCCACGGGATCTTTCGGATCCATTTGAACTGCTTTCCAGTCGTCCATGCGCAGCCCGCTTATTTCGAAGGCATGCGAGAACGCTTGAGCAAGGTTGTCGCTATCGATTCGAGACCCTGCGCTTGGTCTCTGGTTTCAACGTACCAGTATACTTCACGACCAGAGGTCTCACTTGACGGCAGGGTTGCATTCCAAAGCGATGTACCGGCCCCCTGTTTCATTGGCACCGATAGGTAGCTATCCTTGGCATCGTTGAACTTCTTCCCCTGCAGAAAACAGTAATAGAGACGAACTCCCGTAACGTTCGCCTGACTGTTTACTATGGCGCTTATGTTCAACGTGCCGTGCTCCTCCGACTCCAAGGCTGCGACAGTGGTTACCGGTCGTCCCCAGAAACAATGAGCTGCCCAGGCGCGATAGGCTTGAACATGGGTCGATGTTCCCATGCCGTGAAGGTAATTGGGCACGTAGGCAAAACTCTTGTCACCCTCGTAAAAGGGATAAAAACCGTGATCATCAAAACTGTTAAAAAGGTTATCGTTGGTTCCGATAAGATACATCACCGGAACCTTTACCCGGGATAGAAATTGGTAGGGATCGATATAGGCCATGTACTCGTATCCGCGAGTAGTATACATGTCCTCGATGTGAGCCATGTATTCGTGTTTCCATCCTTCGTGTATTTTTCGAGCTCCGTCTGGATTTGGGAGCTTACCTGGAGAAGGGCTATGGGTCTGAATCAGGTGAAGGAAATTGCCTGGTCGTGCAATGGAAACGATCCCTCGAATGCGATCGTCCACCGCCGCTGCGATCCAAATTGATTGCGCTCGTTTAGAACTTCCTGCCAGAACAAACTGGGTGGCCTGCA
Coding sequences:
- a CDS encoding PhoPQ-activated protein PqaA family protein, coding for MNDKVPESKPSAANISTWKIESARVFRIFLLGTLLTTSSSGQLHADTSELPPTNAFNLMEMKDPSTLDLKILADELVPASKMNAGKVRLIQLEFFSQNWGGEEVRHLAKVYLPANGIAESKRGMAIINQGGSSNAADGFDLEKEYGSLTTLKLGIPSMLLQSNMPGDHWGVIGQGPVRRYTAAKFFETGDPNWIHWIALAKIYMRAMTVLGELEDVQATQFVLAGSSKRAQSIWIAAAVDDRIRGIVSIARPGNFLHLIQTHSPSPGKLPNPDGARKIHEGWKHEYMAHIEDMYTTRGYEYMAYIDPYQFLSRVKVPVMYLIGTNDNLFNSFDDHGFYPFYEGDKSFAYVPNYLHGMGTSTHVQAYRAWAAHCFWGRPVTTVAALESEEHGTLNISAIVNSQANVTGVRLYYCFLQGKKFNDAKDSYLSVPMKQGAGTSLWNATLPSSETSGREVYWYVETRDQAQGLESIATTLLKRSRMPSK